The Oncorhynchus masou masou isolate Uvic2021 unplaced genomic scaffold, UVic_Omas_1.1 unplaced_scaffold_2___fragment_2___debris, whole genome shotgun sequence genome includes a region encoding these proteins:
- the zgc:111976 gene encoding mediator of RNA polymerase II transcription subunit 1-like produces the protein MGKASPNRQTQDKSRGDTKPCEPLIRCLKILHEALNVSSLSAMVSRLEIMAKQRGMGSHLSPTETTCYLTADMFYLEVLLLPGGEVEDVKLAQHGEAPVSSESLLQLLKSKKFEEFSVKLKGLSSLYNIPGDNETKIKVYTALQFLGKDLQKISHLPRALRECNLQVDMILNGRIGYLTAGSGGIPMTIQYYISPSDILLEMSDSERGSVGQLALVTVGPTDSTHKLQMASVIPQPPQLDAQGLPLFSPLCEVLSEMMPACFQLKLQPPLPMLSSFVEKLSQITDVAIADADLQWAPFPQLMMTLLGENGGNKTWDGQDAHFLVPLPGKEIHSYVLPGAAWEEAALRGTLMSTIPFTHPAHVPALLELLRHQCAINTLLLSCITSLRPSPGPVCDLYCEVLPESGSSLSVTFHLSNSDSLSVLLVNVADSRKLTCSLFAVGSESESMDEYVSRVLKRCMSIPVTMRALNRRLSKRTCGEPLPACSATISTADVSPASPLPMSCEADGSLSSGSGLESIGIPTTSSAVFSQDAMGPDTTVTAAESAFCLSVAEVNTNPTANPYPRASVCVYSHWMHNNHLPEFI, from the exons ATGGGAAAAGCGTCGCCAAACAGGCAGACGCAG GACAAATCGAGAGGTGACACCAAACCCTGTGAACCACTGATTAGGTGTCTGAAAATACTCCATGAAGCACTGAATG TGTCGTCTTTGAGCGCCATGGTATCACGGTTGGAGATAATGGCCAAACAGAGAGG GATGGGGTCCCACCTGAGCCCCACTGAGACAACCTGTTACCTCACAGCTGACATGTTCTACCTAGAGGTCCTACTGCTGcctgggggagaggtggaggatgtgAAGTTGGCCCAACATGGAGAAGCCCCTGTG TCAAGCGAGTCACTACTTCAACTGCTAAA GTCAAAGAAGTTTGAAGAATTCTCAGTGAAACTGAAAGGCCTTTCCTCCCTGTACAACATCCCTGGGGACAA TGAGACCAAGATCAAGGTCTACACAGCCCTTCAGTTCTTGGGGAAAGATCTACAGAAGATATCCCATTTGCCAAG AGCATTAAGGGAGTGCAATCTTCAAGTGGACATGATTCTCAATGGCAGGATTGGCTATCTTACGGCAGGGAGTGGAG GTATCCCAATGACTATCCAATACTACATCAGCCCTTCTGACATTCTGTTGGAGATGTCCGATTCAG AAAGGGGCAGTGTTGGCCAGTTAGCCTTGGTGACAGTGGGGCCAACTGACTCTACACACAAGCTCCAGATGGCATCTGTCATCCCACAGCCACCTCAGCTTGACGCCCAGGG tctACCATTGTTCAGTCCTCTCTGTGAGGTGCTCTCTGAAATGATGCCAGCCTGCTTCCAGCTCAAACTGCAGCCACCCCTACCAATGCTTTCTTCCTTTGTTGAGAAGCTCAGCCAAATTACAG ATGTTGCCATAGCTGATGCTGACCTGCAGTGGGCACCTTTTCCCCAGTTGATGATGACCTTATTAGGGGAGAATGGTGGCAACAAAACATGGGATGGCCAAGATGCCCACTTTCTAGTg CCCCTCCCAGGTAAAGAGATACACAGCTATGTGCTGCCGGGGGCTGCATGGGAAGAAGCTGCTCTGAGGGGGACGCTGATGAGTACCATTCCCTTTACCCACCCCGCCCATGTCCCTGCCCTACTGGAGCTGCTCCGCCACCAGTGTGCAATTAACACGCTACTGCTCAGCTGCATTACCTCTCTCAGGCCTAGCCCAG GTCCAGTGTGTGACCTATACTGCGAAGTCCTCCCTGAGTCAGGTTCCAGCCTCTCTGTGACCTTTCACCTATCTAACAGTGACTCTCTATCTGTTT TGCTGGTGAATGTGGCAGACTCCCGGAAGCTCACCTGCAGTCTGTTTGCAGTGGGGTCAGAGTCAGAATCCATGGATGAATATGTCTCCAGAGTCCTAAAGAG ATGTATGTCTATTCCTGTCACCATGCGTGCCTTGAATCGGAGGCTGTCCAAGAGGACCTGTGGAGAACCTCTACCTGCATGCTCCGCCACCATATCCACTGCAGATGTCAGCCCTgcttctcctctccccatgtcctgTGAGGCTGACGGCAGTCTCTCTTCTGGCTCTGGCCTGGAGTCCATTGGCATCCCTACTACCTCCTCTGCCGTGTTCTCCCAGGATGCAATGGGGCCGGATACCACCGTAACGGCGGCAGagtctgccttctgtctgtctgttgctgaAGTCAATACAAACCCTACTGCCAACCCTTACCCCCGTGCCTCGGTGTGTGTGTATTCACATTGGATGCACAACAACCATCTCCCCGAATTTATCTAG